ATGGAGTAGAGGACTCCAAATATGAACATCCCTTCTCCCCAAGATTCAACTGAACTTCACAATCAGAGAAAGAAAGGCAATGATTCCGTTGTTGTCCTCTAGTTTTCTTCTCAGATAGAGGACGGTGGAACCCCTTGAGAGGTCAAATTTCAGTTCCATAGTCTTGTTTGACTGCAAGTTGTGGAATTAGTTATAGAATCAATAGTAAAAGTGTCATGTACACAATTGTTTTTCCTGGATGGTAGTAAAAGCGTCATGTTCCCAAGGGGTGGATGCTCATAATTGTTTTACCTGGATGATTCTCATGTACATGATATAGAAAGATGTAACAACACACGACCTTACACATGGAGCCATGCTACCTCATAACAAGCTAAGGAGTGTTCTAGTTTCCCTCAATTTAAACACATAATATTTTATGGGTTAAGTGTAcataatatgaaattaatatttgacaTGGAAACTTCAGATATTCTTTTATTGCTATAAGAAACCGGACGATATCTCAAAATGAATCCCACAATGGAGGGGAAATTGGAGAGCGGCATTTCACATTCAAGCTCAATTATACATGCATCTCTCACTTTGTAGATTGAAAAATACCAGACTGTTTGAGAAGCTTAGTCTTTAGTTTACAGCTCATTTTGTCCAGTGCCCTCAACAATTGCCAATAAATGTGTTTATACTCATTCTCAGTGTGGGGTTCCTCTGCACAAACTTCATGCCATCGACTCATTTTCACATATCTAGCCAACAGATTGACTACCCCTTTGATTACCAGCTTGCTTCTGATGCCTCACGTGTGTAATGGGAATTGGAAAGATTGGTATATGTctataagagagagagatagaaatTTTAGATCTGTAATATTCTTGACCGTAAATTCAGGTGGCTAGACTTGGCTCTGTGAGGCTACAAGATAATCTGGAATGGTAAGTTCAAAGGATGTGCATTATGGGTTGAGCTAGAAATGGTTATATGATTGATAGTAATTTACTAGTAGAACAATTAGTGTTGCCATTTGATTGGCTAGAGGTCAAGCAACTCCTCCTAGGTGTTTGTTTTAGagaaacctttttttaaagGCTACACTGTTGATAGTTGGTGGTATTTGGATCTTCAGTCATATTCACAATGAGGTTGTCTGGGCATTTGGATCTTCAGTCATATTCAAAACGAGGTTGTCTATCTTTCTTGCATGAGACCTCCATTCCCTACCCCTTCAACCAGAAGTTATGAGTAGCATGGACACAGATTAGTTTCTAAAAATCTAGGATGGGACGGCAAGGAAcaggtttatatatatatatatatatatttatttatttatttgtgaacTCAtactaaaaatttgttttaatttattatggtTATGCTTAATACATCAACCAACTAATCGATCTTTCTAGAAACCAACTTTTAATAAGATGATGTCCTGAGGAGGAGATTTGGAATACCATTAGGCTCAATAGCCCTTTATAGGTTTGTCTCTAAggagtttgtttgttttgtcgTTACCATTTTATTGTTGTTCTTTTGGATTCATGATAGTTAGtggaacttttttttaaaataaataaataaattattaattatcgttattatttttaagagcATTTCATAtgatttaatgaaattaaagtttggcttctttttaaaaaacttccattaagaagatgaaaaatcaaaatacaatgGGTTCAATTGAAGCAAGGGGAAACTGGCAACACAAGGTGCTCCAAAATTCATGTAACCAAAAAGTCACGTCCTAAATACCCTCTCAAGAACTCTCTCTTTTGAGGAacactttcttttcctttccagCTTGGTGAAGcacaaaataaccaaaattcgCTGCCAAGGAATCCCTCACCTGGAATGGGGATACACAACAGCCTGTTCTAATGCCTCACAAATGTTTGAATTCTGTGCAAAGACCGaacttttatcaaaattttaaatgattgatcatcttaaaagaaaaagtaaatttgaagtcaaataATGCTTAGGCCTTGATTAatacttttcttatttgtcACGatgcatttatttttctgttttcattcatgctaattgtatttatttccTATATTTGCTGCTGACACTTCTTAGGTTGCAAATATTCGCTTGAGCTTTCTATTGGTGGTTTATGACTAAATAGAATTCATGGGATTACATTTTACCGAATGCTTTCAGTTTATTGTGATCAGTCTTTGACACTCCTTAGTGGTGTGCTTTTGCAGATTAGTGGATGCAATTCTTCTGATGGAAGGCCAGGCGCTATCACTTCTGCAAAGAGTGCAACGTCATCACATATTGAAAGATCATTATTGAAGATTCCACAACTTGATGGACCAATGCCTGATCCTTATGATGATGTGCTTTCTACACCTAACGTTagctctctctcttttcttcccttAAAGTTATAGAATCTGCTATTGTTAATACAAGGAATATTTATGTAATAGTAATagaaattttatacttttcacCCAtctttttacttgttttgGTTTTGCAAGGTGGGTGCCTATTCTTCAGAAGGTTACTTGTCTGCCACTGTTTTTTGATTATCCTTTCATCTTTTTGTAGAAGTCAGGCATCCGTTCCATGTCTTCTTATAAGGATGTCCGTAGTCATAGAATGTTGTTTGATAGACAAAGCCTCGTGGAGCTAGGTACAAGGCACAAACTTATCATGGACGTCATGAAAGCAGGGATTGTTTGCTCGGAAAAATTAGAACCTTcctcaatgaaaaaaattatcactaTCGAGTTACACAGTATCGTAGAAACAATTAGGCACACacaaaataatgtttaaaatgtcAGCTGTACGATACAAATGTGTTTAACCAAGAATTTTTGTATGTGATTTCCTGGCTTCCTTCTAATGGTTAATACTAGAGCTCATGAGGTGTTTGGCTTTTGTTTTTGATGGAAGACAGAAGATCATTTGAATAAGTCGCAAGATTCTGTGTTGGCTAAAATAACAAGCATATGTCAGTGTCCTCCCTCTTTGTAATATCTCAATTTCTTTCAGGACTCACAATCCCTCAACCAAGCAACCCATGAATATCATGCTCCAATCCGATACGAACACCACATGCTCACTAACACAACAGTCCTCTctgtaatataaaaaatgataccGACACCATCATAGCTACATGAAAGATGCTTATTTAAGTATTTGCCAATAGACAGCAACAAATCACTATGTTGCTTTTTCTTAAAGGTGCTAACAAATGTCCTCTCTAGTTGGTTATCAAGTAAAGGATGCAAAATTTTAGCACCTGTAGATTAAACCGTAATCAGTCTGTACtttttggtattttggaaCTGCCTACTGCCTACTCTCTTCCATGATTGATGACGGGTTTTCCTGGATCTGCACATTTTATATGGTTTTTTCAACTCTTTGCTCCTGTCTGTGGtcaaataacttattttctagtCACAACTAATTAATATTGGACTGAACATGTTAGGCATTAAAATAATTGCTTGATTCTTCTGGTTTTTATTGTGTCCATCCTATGCGTTATCTGGGTTGCATTTTTGTTCATCCTACTTCTTGATGATTAGAATTCTTCGTATCATAATTAATGGAAATGGTTTTCTCATTGCTCTCTGTTCACTGAGTTGTGTTTCTGTTATTCACATTTCTGACATCCCCTGCAGATATACAATTACCAGGGTGTCTTCAATGAAGATTACAACATAGCAAATACACCAGCACCTAATGGTAAATGTTATGAAGTGTCTTCATGATTGTGACTATTCTATGACAAGtattgaaatttggttttctGTTAGAGAACGATCCGGAAAGAaggttttaaattaaaaattggtttttaactttcatatCGAAGTTTGTTTGTCTTCCAcgttaaatattttacattgCATTTAATAGGAATTTTAAGTGGCccttttaaacataaaacacaaacaattatTACATAAATGCTGTGTGCGGTTTAAAGCACAAACTTGCTGCTGGGTATAATGTAAAATCTTACCAACAAAAGCAATTGTTTTTATGTAATTCAATAATCAGAATAGAACGTTTGGGAGGACAAAAAACAGCAAGGAACAAGGGTGAAAACTAAGGTTCCCAAGAGAATTTAAAGCagtaacaaaatttgtctCTAAttgtttatcttttctttacaGATCCACCAGCTGGAACTCCTGCGGTTGTCACCCAGGATGATGTTaatgaagaggaggaggatAGCGAGCCTTCATTGAACGAAGACGACGACGATGACGATTTGGATGATGTGGATCAAGGAGAAGAATTGAGCACACAACATCTAGTTTTAGCTCAGTTTGACAAGGTACTTTGCCTCCTGTTTTTTTAGGTCCAGTTGTGCAGCATATCCTAGAGCATTTTTAGAATCTACCATgccattaaatatatatcatcattACTTTTCATGTAATAGGTTACTCGTACCAAGAGTAGGTGGAAATGTACACTAAAAGATGGAATTATGCATATTAACAACAAGGACATTCTCTTCAACAAGGTGAATTTTTCCCTCCAAAACTAACAGGTTAGAAATATTAAACCGAGTCCGGTTTTCATGGAAGCTTGGTTTATTTGGTTTGTCAGGCAACTGGGGAATTCGACTTCTGATTTTTAATGGAGGCATCTTCATTGGGAGGTTGGTTATATTGGTAGCAGCAGCAGTGATGGGAAAGTTCATTGGGTGTTTAAGTTGTCTTCagttaatatttgttttgtgaacGCACGAGAGGAAAAGGACATGTTGATGATTCTTCCTTATGTTCATTTTGATGAATGTTATTAGCGTTTTGTATATAACGAATGAGAGCTCTTTCCGCCTTCAATGAATGGCAACTTGAGGATTTTCgagtaaaaatttattattgctCTAATGgaatatatttgtaacttcAATTTCTTATGCTCTTTGATTCTTCCCCTCTAATCAATCATTGTTttgttaattcaaattttctttgctTTAATTCTTCACACTAATCCCCAATTAGGGCTCCTTGTAATGTGTAATGAAACTGAACAAATATCTTAGTGGTTCAAATCTCGATGCATGGGCTCTTCTATCCCAAAGTGATTACGTCTTGACAATCCATTCTCTTTATAATGACTTTTTAAGTGATAAAAAACGAACATTTGTCAAGCACTTAAAAGTGTTCATTCTAAATGTATCTTTCATCTTTTGCTTTTCTGTAGTCAAATCTACTACATACTTGGAACGACATTTTTATGGCTTTCTATTGGTTATCAACTCTATCTCTTATAAGTggtaaaatagaaataaaaatatagtgTTATTGCAATTGTTGTAAATTCCTTCAGAAGAgtctaatttgatttgattagagtattatttgagcataattttactttcttcgtGGCTAAAGCTTCACACTGCATTCATTTGAACTAATTATAGGTGCAATTAGAAGTGTTATTATTGGATTAATTACAATACAATTAAATGAGCTATTATAGGTGGGATGAACATAatagattgaaaatttgagttgAACTAAAGATAGTTAAGAGATTTGAACGGTgttggtttgaaaaaaatcttaataacatgtttaaaaaatttagaaggaCTTATAAACCACTGATCGAAAAATGAGCTTGAGAAGAAGGGATTTGTTTGGTGTTGTTTTGCAATTATCTAATCCTAATTATGGTTATTTTATGATTAAGTAAAATAGCCTCACGAGAGGTTCATGGTTTCTGCTGtaattctaaaaacataattgaCATCTAGTGATCTAAGAAGGAAGAGATGTATTGTTCAAATTTCCTAAACCCATATGTACTAAATGAATAATGAAACTGTAAGTCGTGCTACCACTCTCTCCTTTCTCCAAGCGTTAAAAACGGCATTGCTTGCTATCGCACATATAACgttaaagaaaattcaacTTGTTCTTGTCATCTCATTATCAGATCTGATTTGCGTATGTTGAGCATGATTAATGGCGAAATAAGATTCGTGATTCAGACTTGAACATGGATAACAAATTACAAcaaatgaattgaattgattgaatgaatgaatagagaagaaattgaaaacgaagaagaagaagcagggTGTTAAATTATGAGTAAGATGAAGTGTGTGAAATCTTAAAACCAGAGGAAGTATTCATGGAGATCTTAACGGAATTGATGAACAAACACACACGCGCACACACGCACATACATCATAATGTACATTGGTGGATTTACGTAGATAATCAGACGCGAGAATCGATCCacaatctccatcttcttcttacGGTGTGTTACTGCTTACCATGCATTGCGATTGAAAGAAAGTAAACAGCGTAGAAGGATCAGGAAATGTCGCTGCCACTGCCGGATGTTGCCAACCACCAGGAGCTACAAAACCTATTCCTCTTTGATCCCCATTACCACCGCCGCCGTCTACGGCATTTCCGTTTGCAGATATTCTATTTCCGTCGATTTCAGGCAAGGGCTGTGGCGATAGAGGAAGTGGCGATAGGAGAGGAAGAATCGCCTTGGAACAAATGTCGTTACTAGCAGAAGACATTGAGACGCTTGAAAGTTGATCGAGATGAAGACTGGCCGGCGCCTGCTTCTGCAACCTGGTTGGAGGTTTAGGCAATCTGGGTTTGTATTCGTTCTCCATTGATCCTCTGAGAAAATCAACGACGACAGTTTGATTTGCACTCATTGGAGGAGAAATATAAGgcaaacaaatgaaagaagaggGTGAATTGTTCTTTAACGTCTTCTGCCATAACCTTCTACCGTCTTTATTTAGCAAATcttcttaaacatttttaggtttttcaactaatttgtttttccattcCTGAAGAAGAGGATTGGTAAGTTTAAGGCCTTCAATGCTGGCCTTGGAACTCAAACATCtttcttactttctttttaatttttagataataaatCACAAACTGTATTATattcccattttcttcttttatctatatttttttagaatcaGTTACTTCATTATGGTGACAACCCAATCTATGCTAAACAAATTTGGGAAATATGAtgcttttttcctttcaaaatcTCCTGTCTGTATACATTCTAAATAATGCACTATATCCATCTCACTCATACTTATGCACTAATGCATTCCTATGACAAAATCAATGACTTTAAATACATTATTCTAAGGTTGGTAGATGctggtttttctttctaacttttcaaatttataataacaataataattattatttttatgatagGTGGGGTTGGATGGTGAGTGAAACCTCTTGATTTCAAAGTTATAGTATAAATTCTATGTTAGTTGAACTTGGACTGGATTTAAAATTGTGCTgtataatacatatattttctgagtagtatatattattagttttacaAGATATGGGATAAATGTTGATTATTGTTAAATTACGCTCACCTCGATTATTGTGAGGATTTTTGAGGTAGATAGTGAAGTGACATAgacaatttttcaaacttacTGCCCAAATCATAAGACCTCATAATTCCTATGATCATGGTGGTGTATTGGCCGTTGGCGTCGGTGATCCAACAGGTATGTACAAAATTATGGGTCGATGATCAGCCTGAATTGTGGTTTCATTCCTCTCATGCCCCACTTTGTTGTACAAGTGGATGAAAGATTGTGATCATTCATTGCCACAACCATCGGTTCAAATGCCATATCGTAGCCTTTGGATTTTCCAAGTAATCTTCCTTCAGTTCATCCTCATTTCCTCATTTCTGTTGTTTGTTACTTATCTGTTGAGGGGGTCAAGAACTTAGCTGGGGTTCTTTGTTCTTACCCGTTTCTAGTTATTGAACTGTAATCTGTATGAAAACAAGAGCAAATTCTGCAGGAATTGAGAATTGCTTGGAGCAATTACTTTAGACTGCATGTCTGTCGTTTTAGGTGTATGGAAATGAATCCACAAAGGATTGTCCAAAAACACAACTCCCTGCAAAGTCGTAAAGAAATCCATCCTAGGAACACCAGTAAACTCACAATCAAGAGAAGACACTCATAATTTCAATTATGGGAAGTTCCAAAGAGTTCTCTGACACATTTTGAATGTGACTATTATAACCTTACAAGCATAGTGTAAAATAcagttaaatttttattactaGTTaacaaagtaattaaataaaattcacatttgagctaaattaattaaacaaactcaAATAACTCATGTTTCCTTCGTACAACTGTTACTATTTTCTTCCTATGTGTTGGATGTTAATCCATTAGAAGTATCTCGAAGAGATAAGGCGTGATTGAATATGGCACATCAAAGTCTCCCGATTTCTGTTTTTGTATATTTGGGATTGGATAGAAagcaagttttttgttttattttgcaCGGATCGTTTTGGATACCTCTTGAATTATGCTTGGGTTTTACCTTCCTGGGTACGGGCCATACTGTATGGAATGGAGAAAGTTTGTGGTTTCAGtattatgtaaaaaatatgAGAGCTCTGTTTTCGTTTGTCTTTCACATCCACTTTTTACGTGGTGCAGAGGGGGACTTAAATCCTAACCTCAACGGTCGCTTTAGATTAAGCAGATTTGAGAATCATGTTTTGTTAGTAATTTTACTGAATGGGTGCCTTAGTTTGCCACGTGTGTGGTTGTGAATACTAGCAAGTCTCTCAAGAGTTCATTGGACGCAGTGAAGAGGCTGAACAGCCAATTTCAGAAAGCTCAAGATGATTCACTCGATTGTTCATCTATTTTGAGAGGAGGGATGGTGCAAGGTTGCAACTAGAATTTTCACTGGTTCAGACCCTCCTTAATCCTTAATCCATGGCTGCCACGGTTTCAACCATTGGAGCTGTTAATAGAACAACGGTACTGTTTCTTCCTGCCTAATCTTTTGGGTAATTTGATGGAGAATaccaatatattaaaataatttcatcttttctatCTGGGTTTCATCATTCAATCTTGAAAGGTCATTTTATTTACAGCTTTAGGTGTAGCAAAGAATGGGGAATTTCATCTGTAATGTAATGACTTGTATAAGCTTGAAAATAAGAGAGCCTGACGATTCTAAAATTAACACTATGCAGCTAAACAACAGTAACTATGGAGGTTTAGTTCCAAACTCTGCGTTTTTGGGCAGCAGGTTAAAGGTCAGTTCTAGATTCACCACCTCAAAAATGGTGACTGGAAACTTCAAGATTGTTGCTGAGCAGGATGAGGAGAAGCAGACCGAGAAGGACAAATGGCGTGGCCTTGCTTTCGATACTTCTGATGACCAACAAGACATTACCAGAGGGAAGGGTTTGGCGGATCCTCTTTTCCAAGCTCCCATGGGGACAGGAACTCACAATGCTGTATTGAGTTCATATGAATACATTAGTGCTGGACTTCGAGAGTAAGTTTTAATATGGAACTCTGCAGTAGGTTTGAACATTTTTATGCTAGTGTACTTAAAGTGTGACAATGTTTCAGTTACAGCTACGACAATAATGTGGATGGGTTTTACATAGCTCCAGCTTTCATGGACAAACTTACGGTTCACATTGTTAAGAACTTCTTGACCCTCCCGAACATTAAGGTTAAAAATATGACGCGACAATTTGACAATAAGTTCTTGTTTGTCTTTCAGTGCTAACTTGCCAACCTTCTTGGATGCATTTATTTTAGGTTCCTCTCATTCTGGGTGTTTGGGGAGGTAAAGGTCAAGGAAAGTCTTTCCAGTGTGAACTTGTATTTGCTAAGATGGGAATCAAGTAAGTTAAAAACCATCTAGTTCTGAGGAAGTTGTTTGGAGGGTTTAAGTTCATCATACAGGCTTCTACGTCTCCCTGATATATTGTTggtcttaatttttttagttatgatGAATTTTCAGCCCTATTATGATGAGTGCTGGGGAATTAGAAAGTGGGAATGCAGGAGAGCCAGCAAAATTGATCAGGCAAAGATACAGAGAGGCAGCTGATATCATcaagaaagggaaaatgtGTTGTCTATTTATCAACGATCTTGATGCTGGAGCTGGAAGGCTTGGTGGGACTACCCAGTACACAGTGAATAACCAGATGGTAAATGCTACTCTTATGAACATTGCTGACAACCCAACCAATGTGCAGCTACCAGGCATGTATAACAAGGAAGAAAATCCCAGAGTTCCCATCATAGTAACTGGTAACGACTTCTCAACGTTATATGCACCTCTCATTCGTGATGGTCGGATGGATAAATTCTACTGGGCTCCAACTCGTGAAGATCGTATTGGTATTTGCACTGGAATATTTAGGACTGATGGCGTGCCTTTCGAGGATATTGTCAAACTTGTCGACACCTTCCCAGGACAGTCAATAGGTAAGTTGTATAATTTCTGTATAGGGATGTTCCAGTTGAGCTAATTAATTGTAAATGATCATCTCTTACAGACGTTTAGCATCTCTTATTATAAGTTATATAACTGTTTTGCAGACTTCTTTGGTGCTTTGAGAGCTCGAGTTTATGACGATGAAGTGAGAAAGTGGGCTGTAGGCGTTGGCGTTGAGCGCATTGGAAGAAATCTTGTTAACTCCAAGGAAAGTCCCCCAACTTTTGACCAACCGAAGATGACAATAGAAAAGCTTCTTGAATATGGCAACATGCTCGTCATGGAACAGGAGAATGTGAAGAGAGTTAAATTGGCTGACAAGTATCTGAACGAAGCTGCTCTTGGAGATGCAAACGAGGATGATGTTCAGTTTAAGACTTCTCAGGGTAAACAACTTTTACGTTCAAAGTCGTTTCtccataatttgttttttataaaattaatctgtattgattgttttgtttttcttttacaattttaaagaagCTGCCCTCGATGTTGCAAATGAAGATGTTGTTCAGTCAGAAACTTCTGAAGGTAAGTAACTTTTAAATCCAAAGTTGTGTGTGGATCATTtggtttatgaaatttaatctAAACTTATCATTCTCTTTTCACTTTAAAGAAGTTGCTCTTGAAGATGCAAATGAGGATGTTGAGTCAGGAAGTTCGAACGGTAGTTAACTTTCACATTCAAATTCATGTCTTGATTATTTGtgttcttaaatttaatctcttttttttttccaatgcTAAAGAAACAGCTCTTGAAAACGCCATCGAAGAAACAGTTGAGGCTCTTATCGATACAAATGAGGATGTCGTTCAGTTAGAAACTTCTCATGGTAGGCAGCTTCTACATTTAAAATCATGTCTTGatcatttgttttctaaaatttagtttacacTAATAATTCTTCCTTGCAATCTTAGAAGTCCCACTTGGAATTGCAAATGAGGATGCTGTTCAGTCAAAAACTTCTTATGGTAATTAACATTTACATCTAAAGTTGCTCCTTGATCATTTACATTAAGAAATTTGATCTAAGacaataattcatttttcaattttaaagaagTTGCTGTCGAAGATGCAACTGAGGATGTTGTTCAGTCGGAAATTTCTGGTAGgcaaattttacatttgaaGACTATTTGTTATATGCAAGTCAAACCATTAATGGtcagttttataaaatttagaagaacCGGCTCTTATGGGTGCAAATGAGGATGTCGTTCAGTCAGGAAGTTCTGGTAAGCAACTCTTACGTTCAAAGTAGTCtttgataatttgtttttattttttaaataaagcctaattaggttttctttttttcatttttaaagaaGCTGCTACTGTAGATGCAAATGAGGATGTTGTTGTACAGTCGGGAACTTCTTATGGTAGGGAAAGTTTTCAATTCTAGTCTGTCTATCATTTGTTTTTGGGATTTAATTCACATTAATCGTTcattttttgcaattttaaagAATCAATGGGGGAAGAGGAACGCAACAAGTTAATATCATTGTTCCTGAAGGCTGTGCAGATTCATCTACTAAAAACTATGTCCCAACAGCCAGATTCGACGACAAAAGCTTCCAGCATTGACTCTTAGG
This DNA window, taken from Cucumis sativus cultivar 9930 chromosome 6, Cucumber_9930_V3, whole genome shotgun sequence, encodes the following:
- the LOC116401603 gene encoding ribulose bisphosphate carboxylase/oxygenase activase, chloroplastic isoform X6, with translation MAATVSTIGAVNRTTLNNSNYGGLVPNSAFLGSRLKVSSRFTTSKMVTGNFKIVAEQDEEKQTEKDKWRGLAFDTSDDQQDITRGKGLADPLFQAPMGTGTHNAVLSSYEYISAGLRDYSYDNNVDGFYIAPAFMDKLTVHIVKNFLTLPNIKVPLILGVWGGKGQGKSFQCELVFAKMGINPIMMSAGELESGNAGEPAKLIRQRYREAADIIKKGKMCCLFINDLDAGAGRLGGTTQYTVNNQMVNATLMNIADNPTNVQLPGMYNKEENPRVPIIVTGNDFSTLYAPLIRDGRMDKFYWAPTREDRIGICTGIFRTDGVPFEDIVKLVDTFPGQSIDFFGALRARVYDDEVRKWAVGVGVERIGRNLVNSKESPPTFDQPKMTIEKLLEYGNMLVMEQENVKRVKLADKYLNEAALGDANEDDVQFKTSQEAALDVANEDVVQSETSEEVALEDANEDVESGSSNETALENAIEETVEALIDTNEDVVQLETSHVPLGIANEDAVQSKTSYVAVEDATEDVVQSEISEEPALMGANEDVVQSGSSEAATVDANEDVVVQSGTSYESMGEEERNKLISLFLKAVQIHLLKTMSQQPDSTTKASSIDS
- the LOC116401603 gene encoding ribulose bisphosphate carboxylase/oxygenase activase, chloroplastic isoform X8 codes for the protein MAATVSTIGAVNRTTLNNSNYGGLVPNSAFLGSRLKVSSRFTTSKMVTGNFKIVAEQDEEKQTEKDKWRGLAFDTSDDQQDITRGKGLADPLFQAPMGTGTHNAVLSSYEYISAGLRDYSYDNNVDGFYIAPAFMDKLTVHIVKNFLTLPNIKVPLILGVWGGKGQGKSFQCELVFAKMGINPIMMSAGELESGNAGEPAKLIRQRYREAADIIKKGKMCCLFINDLDAGAGRLGGTTQYTVNNQMVNATLMNIADNPTNVQLPGMYNKEENPRVPIIVTGNDFSTLYAPLIRDGRMDKFYWAPTREDRIGICTGIFRTDGVPFEDIVKLVDTFPGQSIDFFGALRARVYDDEVRKWAVGVGVERIGRNLVNSKESPPTFDQPKMTIEKLLEYGNMLVMEQENVKRVKLADKYLNEAALGDANEDDVQFKTSQEAALDVANEDVVQSETSEEVALEDANEDVESGSSNALENAIEETVEALIDTNEDVVQLETSHVPLGIANEDAVQSKTSYEVAVEDATEDVVQSEISEEPALMGANEDVVQSGSSEAATVDANEDVVVQSGTSYESMGEEERNKLISLFLKAVQIHLLKTMSQQPDSTTKASSIDS
- the LOC116401603 gene encoding ribulose bisphosphate carboxylase/oxygenase activase, chloroplastic isoform X7, giving the protein MAATVSTIGAVNRTTLNNSNYGGLVPNSAFLGSRLKVSSRFTTSKMVTGNFKIVAEQDEEKQTEKDKWRGLAFDTSDDQQDITRGKGLADPLFQAPMGTGTHNAVLSSYEYISAGLRDYSYDNNVDGFYIAPAFMDKLTVHIVKNFLTLPNIKVPLILGVWGGKGQGKSFQCELVFAKMGINPIMMSAGELESGNAGEPAKLIRQRYREAADIIKKGKMCCLFINDLDAGAGRLGGTTQYTVNNQMVNATLMNIADNPTNVQLPGMYNKEENPRVPIIVTGNDFSTLYAPLIRDGRMDKFYWAPTREDRIGICTGIFRTDGVPFEDIVKLVDTFPGQSIDFFGALRARVYDDEVRKWAVGVGVERIGRNLVNSKESPPTFDQPKMTIEKLLEYGNMLVMEQENVKRVKLADKYLNEAALGDANEDDVQFKTSQEAALDVANEDVVQSETSEVALEDANEDVESGSSNALENAIEETVEALIDTNEDVVQLETSHEVPLGIANEDAVQSKTSYEVAVEDATEDVVQSEISEEPALMGANEDVVQSGSSEAATVDANEDVVVQSGTSYESMGEEERNKLISLFLKAVQIHLLKTMSQQPDSTTKASSIDS
- the LOC116401603 gene encoding ribulose bisphosphate carboxylase/oxygenase activase, chloroplastic isoform X4; this translates as MAATVSTIGAVNRTTLNNSNYGGLVPNSAFLGSRLKVSSRFTTSKMVTGNFKIVAEQDEEKQTEKDKWRGLAFDTSDDQQDITRGKGLADPLFQAPMGTGTHNAVLSSYEYISAGLRDYSYDNNVDGFYIAPAFMDKLTVHIVKNFLTLPNIKVPLILGVWGGKGQGKSFQCELVFAKMGINPIMMSAGELESGNAGEPAKLIRQRYREAADIIKKGKMCCLFINDLDAGAGRLGGTTQYTVNNQMVNATLMNIADNPTNVQLPGMYNKEENPRVPIIVTGNDFSTLYAPLIRDGRMDKFYWAPTREDRIGICTGIFRTDGVPFEDIVKLVDTFPGQSIDFFGALRARVYDDEVRKWAVGVGVERIGRNLVNSKESPPTFDQPKMTIEKLLEYGNMLVMEQENVKRVKLADKYLNEAALGDANEDDVQFKTSQEAALDVANEDVVQSETSEEVALEDANEDVESGSSNETALENAIEETVEALIDTNEDVVQLETSHEVPLGIANEDAVQSKTSYVAVEDATEDVVQSEISEEPALMGANEDVVQSGSSEAATVDANEDVVVQSGTSYESMGEEERNKLISLFLKAVQIHLLKTMSQQPDSTTKASSIDS
- the LOC116401603 gene encoding ribulose bisphosphate carboxylase/oxygenase activase, chloroplastic isoform X3 — protein: MAATVSTIGAVNRTTLNNSNYGGLVPNSAFLGSRLKVSSRFTTSKMVTGNFKIVAEQDEEKQTEKDKWRGLAFDTSDDQQDITRGKGLADPLFQAPMGTGTHNAVLSSYEYISAGLRDYSYDNNVDGFYIAPAFMDKLTVHIVKNFLTLPNIKVPLILGVWGGKGQGKSFQCELVFAKMGINPIMMSAGELESGNAGEPAKLIRQRYREAADIIKKGKMCCLFINDLDAGAGRLGGTTQYTVNNQMVNATLMNIADNPTNVQLPGMYNKEENPRVPIIVTGNDFSTLYAPLIRDGRMDKFYWAPTREDRIGICTGIFRTDGVPFEDIVKLVDTFPGQSIDFFGALRARVYDDEVRKWAVGVGVERIGRNLVNSKESPPTFDQPKMTIEKLLEYGNMLVMEQENVKRVKLADKYLNEAALGDANEDDVQFKTSQEAALDVANEDVVQSETSEEVALEDANEDVESGSSNETALENAIEETVEALIDTNEDVVQLETSHVPLGIANEDAVQSKTSYEVAVEDATEDVVQSEISEEPALMGANEDVVQSGSSEAATVDANEDVVVQSGTSYESMGEEERNKLISLFLKAVQIHLLKTMSQQPDSTTKASSIDS